The genomic interval GGTAAGCAGCAGGTATTGGATGTCAGAACGGCTGGGGAATTTGCCAATGGCCATATACCGGGTTCCATGCAAGCGGATTGGACCAACCGGTCGCAATTTGCCGACCGGGTGCAACACCTCGATAAATCAAGACCAGTTTATATCTATTGTGCCAGTGGCCCCCGGAGTACATCGGCTGCCATATGGTTAAGGGCTAACGGTTACCAGTCAGTCATTGAACTGGAAGGTGGATATATCAGTTGGAAAAGAGCCCGCAAACCCGTGGAGGCAACACAGGCCCAGCGACCCATGAGTTTGGAAGAATATAAAATGACCATACCGGCCACTGGTACAGTTTTGGTTGATTTTGGTGCGGAGTGGTGCCCTCCCTGTGTAAAAATGGAGCCGGTATTAAAGGAACTCATGGGTGAATTGGCCGGATCGGTACAATTGATCAAAGTGGATGTAGGTATTCATACTTCGATCCTGGAGCCACTTCAAATCAATAGTTATCCTACCTTTATTGTTTATAAAAATGGTCAGGAAACCTGGCGCCAGAGTGGTATAGTGGAAAAATCCACCCTGCTGGCCCAATTGAAATAAATCATGAATCAATTTCAACTTCGTGTAACCGCAATTTTATCCCTTTTCTTTTCCCTGTTTTTTACGTCGTCCCAGGCTCAACGAAATTTTCCAGAGGTCAGGATGCTGGACTCGGGTACAAAAACGAGTCTGCGTGGCCTTAGTGTAGTAAACGACAATATCATCTGGGCCAGTGGCAGCAATGGCATGGTGGCCCGGTCGAACAATGGGGGGAAAAACTGGAAATGGATGACGGTGACCGGATTTGAAAAAACAGAATTCAGGGATATCGAAGCCTTTGATGCCAGTACGGCTATCATCATGGGGATCGGCGATCCGGCCTATATCCTCAAAACCACCGACGGAGGCAATTCCTGGAAGATCGTATATGAGAATACCACCAAGGGCATGTTCCTGGATGCCCTGGACTTTAGCGACCCGAAGAATGGGGTCGTGATCGGTGACCCAGTGGACGGTCATTTCTTTATGGCAAAAACAACAGATGGTGGGGATAGCTGGCAAGCGTTGGATATCAGCAAACGCCCTTTGGCCGATAGTGGAGAAGCATTTTTTGCCGCCAGTGGCACCAATCTCGCGCGGTTGTATTTCCATGACCTGTACATGGTCAGTGGCGGAATGGAATCCAGGTTATTTATCAACGGCGAAGCCTTTGATCTTCCGATCCTGAAGGGGAAGGAAACAACTGGCGCCAATTCACTGACGGTTTGGGATGAATACACGCACAATACCGGGAAACATATTGTGGTGGTTGGTGGAGATTTCAATAACCCGGATAGCTCGAATATGAACTGCCTGATATCCCATAATAAAGGCCGATCCTGGCAAACACCCAATACTCCCCCGCATGGTTACCGGAGTTGTGTAGAATACCTGTCAAAGAGTAACCTGGTAACTTGTGGATTGACCGGCGTGGATTATTCCATTGATGGAGGAAAGAACTGGAAATGGATCAGCAAAACCGGATTCCATACCTGTCAGTTCGCCAAATTTGGCACTTCTGTTTTTCTCGTGGGGAATAATGGACGGATTGCGAAGTTGTATTGGGAGAGGTGAGGCGTGAGACGTGAGGCGTGAGGCGTGAGGCGTGAGATGTGAGACGTGAGTTTCGTGAGGCGTGAATGGTGAATAGTGAATAGTGAAACTTAAAAACTTTAACTTACAACCCAAAACTTTTTCTCACGTCTCACGTCTCACGTCTCACGTCTCACATCTCACGTCTCACGTCTCACGTCTCACGTCTCACGTCTCACGTCTCACGTCTCACGTCTCACGTCTCACGTCTCACGTCTCACAAATTGTCAACAATCTCCTTCACCGAAGGCCGCTTCTTATAATCTGCATCAAAATACCGATAGGTGATCGTGCCCTCTTTATTAATGATATAAATGGCCGGAACCGGAAGGAAAGCTCCATTATCGCCATTATTGCCCTCAATATCTATATCAAAACTCTTGTATCGCTTGATCGTTTTTTCATCAAGGGCAAAGGAGACATCATAGGCCTTCATGATTTTTTGCTTCTCGTCAGAGAGGATCGTAAAGGTGGCCCCGGTCTTTTCGCGAGTCTTACTGACAGATTCCGATTTTTCAGGTGTAATGGCAATCAATTGCGCGCCTTTCTCTGTGATCAACGAAAGCGAGTCCTGAAGACGGCGAAGGTGTTTATTGCAATAAGGACACCATTCTCCTCTATAGAATACCAGAACCACCGACCCTTTTTTTAGCTGGTCTTTTAACCGTACCTCTTTTCCATCCTGGTCCTTTCCCTTGAAATCAGGCGCCTTGGAATTGATGAATAGACCTTCAGGTTTTTCCTGCGCGTAAATCGTCAGGGAAAGAAATAAACCAAGAATACTAAGTAAGGCCTTATTCATGTGTTTGATTTGAAGGATAAAATTAAAAAATATCCCCCGCAAAAAAGCCCCGGGTACAAGATTAACAATACATTGATTATCCTTACATTTATCGAAATTTATAACCCATGGCCAGCAACCATTACGACCAATGGATCTTTAAGTCCATCCTGGGATTCACCCTTATCATTGCCTCCGTCTTCCTCACCTTTTATTCGATTGCTTACCTGAAAGATACTTCCCGCTGGGTTCTTTATGCCGTATTAGTCTCCGTTACCCTTGGCATAGGTGTCTCCTCCGTTTGCAGTGCTTTTGTGCATAAAATGAAACACGATATCCGCCATCGGCAGAAGGCGCATGATCATCAGAAAGAAAGCTGACCTTAATTCTGACTGAGGTTCCTAAAATCCACCGACACCAGCTTACTCACACCAGGCTCCTGCATGGTCACCCCATAGATCACATCTACGGTGCTCATGGTTGTCTTGTTGTGGGTAACAATGATAAATTGGGAGTTCTCGCTAAAGTTGCGGATCATATTGGTAAACTTACCCACGTTGGCATCATCAAGCGGTGCATCCACCTCGTCAAGGATACAGAAGGGGGCTGGTTTAATCAAATAGATCGCAAAGAGCAGGGCCGTTGCCGTAAGTGTGCGCTCTCCCCCACTCAATTGGGTGAGTGAAGTGGGACGTTTACCCTTGGGTTTGGCAATTACATCAATGCCGGTTTCGGCAAGGTTCTCGGGGTTCTCGAGTATAAGGTCACACTGGTCATCTTCGGTAAACAGGGTCTTAAAGACCTTATGGAAGTTCTCCCGTACTGCATGAAAGGTTTCCAGAAATTTCTGGTTGGCGGTCGCTTCCACTTCCTGGATCGTTTGCATCAGGCTCTCCTTGGCAGACACCAGGTCATTCTTTTGCTCCAGGATGAAATCATACCGCTTTTTCATTTCCTGAAAGGCCTCAATGGCGGTAGGGTTTACTTCACCCAGGTTCTCAAGCCGGCGTTTCATCTTGTCCACTTTTTCCTGGAGTTCCTCAACAGGTGTTTCACCGGTTCGGGCTTCGTCCAGTATATCTTCCAGGTTGATCCTGAATTCCACGCTCAAACGCTCTTTCATACCGGCCAACTGAAGTTTCACTTCATTCAGGCGGTCTTTGATCTCATTGAGCAGGTGTTCAACCTGTTCTTTCTCCTTGGTCTTATGTCTTAGTTCACTTTCTTTTTCGGAAAGTTGGTTCCGCCAGTTATAATAAGCTTGGTCGGCCTCATTGAGTTTTCTCTCTTCTTCGTCTTTTTGCCTGATCAGGGTCAGCAGCTCTTCATCCAATGCGGTCAGTCGCGCCTGTGATTCGGCGATCTCAGTCGTGGTGGCTTCCAGTTGGGCTCGGTTGCCTTCCACCTGTTGCAGGAGTTCGTTGAGCTGGTTGGTTTTGAATTCTCTTTCCTGTTTCAAGGCGGCGATCTTGCTCTGCTGTTTGGTCACCTGCAGGTTGAATTCATTATAACGGGCCAGGGTATCGTTGAACAAACCTTCTTCTTCTTTATATAATTCCTCTGCCCGGCTCAGGGATACCGCGCTTTCATTCAACTGTTCCACAAAACCGGCTAGTTCTACCCGTACCGATTCCAGTGATTGCTGGGATTGTTGCAATTGCTGGTTCAATTCACCCAGGCGTGCCTCGCTTTGTTGTTGCATGGCCTGCAGGTTCTCCAGTTTGTTTTGGAGGGAGAAAACGGTATTGGTAAGCTGTTGAATCTCTCTTTCTGTTTCCCGGATGGCATTCTCACGCAGGTCTTCATTAAAAGCGATCACTTCATTGTGTCGTTGCTGGATCGTTTCACGGAGGGCATTCACCACAATGGCCTGTGCATCGATCTGCTCGGCCAGTTTTTCGAGATTCTTGGCCCGTCCGATCTTCTTTCCTTCAAAGAGACCCACACTACCACCGGTCAGGGAATATTTCCCTTTTACATAGCGGCCCTCTTTTTCAATCACCACGAATCCGTTGGAATTATTTAGCGCTTCCTCATTATCCGCAATGAAGACATTACCCAGGAGGTGTTCCGCCAGTTTACGGTAACGGCCTTCCACTTCCACCACCTGAAGAGCCGGAATGGCATGTGAGAGTGTATGATCAGAAACAGTGGCTGCTTTATCTTCAAACTTATCCAGCAGGAAGAAATTAGCCTTCCCTTTTTTGTTGGCATCCAGCAGGTGAACGGCTTTCAAACCATCCTGCAGATTATTTACCACATAATAACTGAGGTAAGGTTCCAGTACATTCTCGAGGGCAGTACGGTATTCTTCCTTCACATACAGGATATCCGACAGAATGGGGGCTGTATAACCCAGTTCAGGGTTATTATGCAGGTACTTCACGCTTTCAGGATAGCCTTCCATGGTATCGATCAGGCTCTTCAGCAGGTCGTACTCATTTTTGCGTGAATCCAGTTTGCGGTTTTCTTCCGCGAGTTCGCTCCGCAGCCCTTCAAGGACTGACTGGGTTTGTAATATCTGTTCTTTAGTATAATCGTGGTGCTGCTGAAGTTGCTCCAGATCGGTCTTCTTGATTTGAAGCTCTTTCTCCTTCACCTGTACTTCCTCTGAGAGCTGGTGCCGCTGGTCCTCCCGTCTGGCCTTTTCCTCTTCAACCTGGGAGAGCGCGCGTTGAATATTCTGAATGGATGTTTCAGAAACCGCAGCCTTTTTCTCTGATTCAAATTGTTGCCGCTGGGTTTGCTGGTGAGCAGAACGGAGCAGGTCAAGATTATTCCGCTTTTCCCCGAGCTGACCACGTTGCTGGTCCACTTGCTCGGAAACCAGGGAAAATTCATTGTTCAGTGTTTCAAATCCTCCTTCTTCCTCATTCACCTGTAATTCGGTAAAAGAAATGCTTTCTTCAATGCCTTTGATCTGTCCATCGGCGCGTTGAAGAAAATCCTGTAACCCTTTTTCTTTTTCCTGGAGGTATTGCAGTTTCTGTGCCGCCAGGTTCTTGTCATTCTCCCGGGTCCGCACATTTTGTTGTAATTGGTTAAAGGCATGCTGCATGGACTGGAGCTCCTTCTCCTTTTCCACAAAACCCGACTTCTCTCCTTCCAGGGAGGCTTCCTCTGTTGCGATCACAGCTTCCAGTTGCAGGCGTTTATCCGTTTCTACCTGGTGTTGTTCATTCAGTTCTTTAAACGTGATATTGAAGCCTTCGAGAGCGGCCTTGGCCAGCTCAATGCTGACTTCCCGGTACTCTTTTTTAACCTCGAAATATTTCTCGGCTTTACGGGCCTGGCTTTCGAGGCTTTTCAACTGGTTGTTGATCTCGAACAGGAGGTCCTCAATACGGGCCAGATCCTGTTCGGTCGCATCCAGTTTAAGTTTTGCCTCTTTCTTTCTGGTTTTGTAAATGGATATCCCAGCAGCCTGCTCAAGCATACGGCGGCGGCTATTGTCCTTGTCTTTGATCAGGTCATCCACCATGCCCAATTCGATGATGGCATAGCTGTCGGTGGAGACACCGGTATCCATGAAAAGGTTTTGGATATCTTTTAACCGGCACTGCACATCATTCAACCGGTATTCACTCTCGCCACTTTTATAAAATTTCCGCGTGATCGTAACCGTATTAAATTCGGTGGGGAGCAGGTTCTTGGTATTCTCAAAAGTGAGGCTGACCTCTGCCAGACCACTGGCACTTCTGGATTTGGAGCCATTAAAGACAAGGCTCTCCAGGTTCTCTGATCGCAGGTGGCTGATCTTTTGTTCGCCGATCACCCACCGGATGCTATCCACAATATTGGATTTTCCACATCCATTTGGTCCCACGATTCCGGTGATACTCTCATCAAAATTGATCAGGGTCTTGTCCGCAAAACTCTTGAAACCCTTGATCTCTAAACTTTTTAAACGCACGTTTCCTCCTGTTTTATAGCGGCGAATATAGGTGATTGATGGTACATAAAAGGATTGGTAATAAACGATTTATTCACATCTGTTGGGATAAAATTTTAAGGACATTTGTCGATTTTGACAGGATTGGAAAAGAGCGGGTTGGCCGCAATGTGCTAATTTTGCTTACAACTGTTCATATTCCCTTGCGGAAAAATCCAGCGATCATGAGTAAAAACAAATCTAAGATCCAGGTCGGTTCAGAAATAGGCCGGTTACGACGTCTTCTTGTGCATAGTCCAGACAGCGGTTTGGGAAAAGTGGTCCCTTCCAAGGCTCAGGACTGGCTTTTTGAGGATATCGTACACCTGGAAACGATCCGCAGAAAGGAGTACGATTATTATACCAAACTTTTGCTCTATTTCCTTGACCCGGAAAAGATCAAAGGGCGGTTAACCGAGATCGATGCGCTGGACAACAGACGGGTATTTTATAAACCGGATAATGAAAATTTCTTTCGGTCCGACAAGGTAATCGAGATCCAATGGCTTTTAAGTGAAATTTTAGAAGATCGCGAGATTCGATTGAAACTCATAGCTTCTGTGTGTGCAGTAGAAGGCTGTTCTTATGAAACACAAACTGGTCTGACCGGACTCAGTCCTACCCAACTGGCCAAGGCCTTTATCAGTGGTACGCTGAACGAAAAGGAAATGATCTTTGCCCCCATCCCCAATTTTATCTTTACCCGGGATATCGGGATCGTCATCAACCAATTCATCTTACTCAACAAACCCGCCAAAAAAGCCAGGGTGCGTGAGGCCCTGTTGATGAAATACATCTTTTTTAATCACCCCCTGTTTAAGGATTACCATGACAAGGTGATCGAACTTCCGGACACCAGTTACCATTTTCTGATGCCCCGGGACGCCGACGATAAGAAAGTGACCCTGGAGGGAGGGGATGTGATGGTTGTAACCCCTGACCATTTATTGATCGGGGTCAGCGAACGGACCTCAATGGAAGCTGCCCACCAGGCCATCAACCTGTTGTTTGAAAAAGGCGTGGTCAAAAAGATCACGGTGGTACGTATTCCCCGCAAACGGGATTATATGCATATCGATAC from Chitinophagales bacterium carries:
- a CDS encoding DUF953 domain-containing protein; protein product: MRIPLFVLTLSLFMVACTAQQGSMGRLSADEFEKAVTMGKQQVLDVRTAGEFANGHIPGSMQADWTNRSQFADRVQHLDKSRPVYIYCASGPRSTSAAIWLRANGYQSVIELEGGYISWKRARKPVEATQAQRPMSLEEYKMTIPATGTVLVDFGAEWCPPCVKMEPVLKELMGELAGSVQLIKVDVGIHTSILEPLQINSYPTFIVYKNGQETWRQSGIVEKSTLLAQLK
- a CDS encoding oxidoreductase, whose protein sequence is MNQFQLRVTAILSLFFSLFFTSSQAQRNFPEVRMLDSGTKTSLRGLSVVNDNIIWASGSNGMVARSNNGGKNWKWMTVTGFEKTEFRDIEAFDASTAIIMGIGDPAYILKTTDGGNSWKIVYENTTKGMFLDALDFSDPKNGVVIGDPVDGHFFMAKTTDGGDSWQALDISKRPLADSGEAFFAASGTNLARLYFHDLYMVSGGMESRLFINGEAFDLPILKGKETTGANSLTVWDEYTHNTGKHIVVVGGDFNNPDSSNMNCLISHNKGRSWQTPNTPPHGYRSCVEYLSKSNLVTCGLTGVDYSIDGGKNWKWISKTGFHTCQFAKFGTSVFLVGNNGRIAKLYWER
- a CDS encoding AhpC/TSA family protein, whose amino-acid sequence is MNKALLSILGLFLSLTIYAQEKPEGLFINSKAPDFKGKDQDGKEVRLKDQLKKGSVVLVFYRGEWCPYCNKHLRRLQDSLSLITEKGAQLIAITPEKSESVSKTREKTGATFTILSDEKQKIMKAYDVSFALDEKTIKRYKSFDIDIEGNNGDNGAFLPVPAIYIINKEGTITYRYFDADYKKRPSVKEIVDNL
- the smc gene encoding chromosome segregation protein SMC, encoding MRLKSLEIKGFKSFADKTLINFDESITGIVGPNGCGKSNIVDSIRWVIGEQKISHLRSENLESLVFNGSKSRSASGLAEVSLTFENTKNLLPTEFNTVTITRKFYKSGESEYRLNDVQCRLKDIQNLFMDTGVSTDSYAIIELGMVDDLIKDKDNSRRRMLEQAAGISIYKTRKKEAKLKLDATEQDLARIEDLLFEINNQLKSLESQARKAEKYFEVKKEYREVSIELAKAALEGFNITFKELNEQHQVETDKRLQLEAVIATEEASLEGEKSGFVEKEKELQSMQHAFNQLQQNVRTRENDKNLAAQKLQYLQEKEKGLQDFLQRADGQIKGIEESISFTELQVNEEEGGFETLNNEFSLVSEQVDQQRGQLGEKRNNLDLLRSAHQQTQRQQFESEKKAAVSETSIQNIQRALSQVEEEKARREDQRHQLSEEVQVKEKELQIKKTDLEQLQQHHDYTKEQILQTQSVLEGLRSELAEENRKLDSRKNEYDLLKSLIDTMEGYPESVKYLHNNPELGYTAPILSDILYVKEEYRTALENVLEPYLSYYVVNNLQDGLKAVHLLDANKKGKANFFLLDKFEDKAATVSDHTLSHAIPALQVVEVEGRYRKLAEHLLGNVFIADNEEALNNSNGFVVIEKEGRYVKGKYSLTGGSVGLFEGKKIGRAKNLEKLAEQIDAQAIVVNALRETIQQRHNEVIAFNEDLRENAIRETEREIQQLTNTVFSLQNKLENLQAMQQQSEARLGELNQQLQQSQQSLESVRVELAGFVEQLNESAVSLSRAEELYKEEEGLFNDTLARYNEFNLQVTKQQSKIAALKQEREFKTNQLNELLQQVEGNRAQLEATTTEIAESQARLTALDEELLTLIRQKDEEERKLNEADQAYYNWRNQLSEKESELRHKTKEKEQVEHLLNEIKDRLNEVKLQLAGMKERLSVEFRINLEDILDEARTGETPVEELQEKVDKMKRRLENLGEVNPTAIEAFQEMKKRYDFILEQKNDLVSAKESLMQTIQEVEATANQKFLETFHAVRENFHKVFKTLFTEDDQCDLILENPENLAETGIDVIAKPKGKRPTSLTQLSGGERTLTATALLFAIYLIKPAPFCILDEVDAPLDDANVGKFTNMIRNFSENSQFIIVTHNKTTMSTVDVIYGVTMQEPGVSKLVSVDFRNLSQN
- a CDS encoding amidinotransferase; the encoded protein is MSKNKSKIQVGSEIGRLRRLLVHSPDSGLGKVVPSKAQDWLFEDIVHLETIRRKEYDYYTKLLLYFLDPEKIKGRLTEIDALDNRRVFYKPDNENFFRSDKVIEIQWLLSEILEDREIRLKLIASVCAVEGCSYETQTGLTGLSPTQLAKAFISGTLNEKEMIFAPIPNFIFTRDIGIVINQFILLNKPAKKARVREALLMKYIFFNHPLFKDYHDKVIELPDTSYHFLMPRDADDKKVTLEGGDVMVVTPDHLLIGVSERTSMEAAHQAINLLFEKGVVKKITVVRIPRKRDYMHIDTVFTQVKRNVWVMLGIFSKKSIRKEDADPVQKVLDMPRKEEKIKIIQFRKKDIANPVPFESLEELLIDISKNDLKCSDKVRFIYSGNNEFPFDAREQWTDSCNLLALKEGVVLGYDRNDKTVEAFRENGFNIREAAELIQDFESGALKPDDLEDTLILMPSAELSRARGGFHCMSMPILRDEI